In Tumebacillus amylolyticus, a single window of DNA contains:
- the codY gene encoding GTP-sensing pleiotropic transcriptional regulator CodY, protein MELLSKTRVINKLLQRAEGMRVSFEELVGTMRDIVFCNVFLITPEGTVLGHALAETSDFVQMPRDLSGAHAVPRDFVQRMLREDRTLTNIREATPFCAVGADIGCWTMIPISSSNDRIGTLLMTRHSGEFLEEDIVLAEYSATVIGMEMMRQTVDRQVQEGRERSVVQMAVSSLSYSELEAVDHIFAELNGREGLLVASRIADRAGITRSVIVNALRKLESAGVVEARSLGMKGTHIKILNEKLMPMLEAIKSR, encoded by the coding sequence ATGGAATTGTTGAGCAAAACGCGGGTGATCAATAAGTTGTTGCAACGAGCTGAAGGCATGCGAGTGAGCTTCGAGGAATTGGTTGGAACGATGCGGGACATCGTGTTCTGCAACGTGTTTCTGATCACTCCCGAAGGAACGGTGCTTGGGCACGCGCTGGCGGAGACGAGCGATTTCGTCCAGATGCCGCGCGACCTGTCCGGCGCACACGCGGTTCCGCGCGATTTCGTGCAACGGATGCTGCGCGAAGACCGCACGCTCACGAACATCCGGGAGGCCACCCCGTTTTGCGCGGTGGGCGCCGACATCGGCTGCTGGACGATGATCCCGATCTCTTCAAGCAACGACCGGATCGGGACGCTTTTGATGACGCGTCACAGCGGGGAGTTTTTGGAGGAGGACATCGTCTTGGCGGAGTACAGCGCGACGGTGATCGGGATGGAGATGATGCGCCAGACCGTCGACCGCCAAGTTCAAGAGGGTCGCGAGCGTTCCGTCGTCCAGATGGCCGTCTCGTCGCTTTCCTACAGCGAACTGGAAGCGGTGGATCACATTTTCGCTGAACTCAACGGCCGTGAGGGTCTGCTGGTCGCCAGCCGCATCGCCGACCGCGCCGGCATCACCCGTTCGGTGATCGTCAATGCGCTGCGCAAATTGGAAAGCGCAGGTGTTGTCGAAGCGCGTTCGCTTGGCATGAAAGGCACGCACATCAAGATCTTGAACGAAAAATTAATGCCAATGCTGGAAGCGATCAAGTCTCGCTAA
- the hslU gene encoding ATP-dependent protease ATPase subunit HslU: MINNNLTPRRIVEELDRYIVGQKAAKKAVAVALRNRYRRALLADDIRDEVTPKNILMIGPTGVGKTEIARRLAKLVGAPFIKVEATKFTEVGYVGRDVESMVRDLVETAIRIVKQERMESVKEKAGRMAEDRLVSVLVPDPAKTKNFKNPLEMLFSGNAGIQQDDSAQESYEIRQKRNEVRQKLERGELEEQLVEVEVEDNSPGMMDMPGMEGLGMNNLQEMLGNMMPKRRKKRKVQVREARKLLAQEEAQKLIDMDDVTTEAVYRAEQSGMIFIDEIDKIAGKERGGGPDVSREGVQRDILPIVEGSTVNTKYGPVKTDHILFVAAGAFHISKPSDLIPELQGRFPIRVELTSLTADDFRRILTEPQNALIKQYIALLETEGIKVEFTEDAIQKLAELATTVNQETDNIGARRLHTLLEKLLEDLSFEAPDVMLEKVVITPIYVQEKLEGIVKNKDLSQFIL; this comes from the coding sequence GTGATCAACAACAACTTGACTCCGCGTCGCATCGTGGAAGAACTCGACCGCTACATCGTCGGACAGAAAGCTGCGAAAAAAGCGGTCGCCGTTGCCCTGCGCAACCGCTACCGCCGAGCGCTGCTCGCCGATGACATCCGCGATGAAGTCACGCCGAAAAACATTCTCATGATCGGGCCGACCGGCGTGGGCAAGACCGAGATCGCGCGACGGCTGGCGAAGCTGGTCGGAGCGCCTTTTATCAAAGTGGAAGCGACGAAGTTCACCGAAGTCGGCTATGTAGGCCGCGACGTCGAATCGATGGTGCGCGACTTGGTCGAGACGGCGATTCGGATCGTCAAGCAAGAGCGCATGGAATCGGTCAAGGAAAAAGCGGGCCGCATGGCGGAAGACCGCCTCGTCTCCGTGCTCGTTCCTGATCCTGCAAAAACAAAAAATTTCAAAAACCCGTTAGAAATGCTCTTTAGTGGCAATGCTGGTATTCAACAAGACGACAGCGCACAGGAATCTTATGAGATCCGCCAAAAGCGCAATGAAGTTCGTCAGAAGTTGGAGCGCGGCGAGTTGGAAGAACAACTCGTCGAAGTGGAAGTCGAGGACAACTCTCCCGGCATGATGGATATGCCGGGCATGGAAGGGCTTGGCATGAACAACTTGCAGGAGATGCTCGGCAACATGATGCCCAAGCGCCGCAAGAAGCGCAAAGTCCAAGTCCGTGAAGCGCGCAAATTGCTTGCCCAAGAGGAAGCTCAGAAACTGATCGACATGGACGACGTGACCACCGAAGCCGTCTACCGTGCCGAACAGTCGGGCATGATCTTCATCGACGAAATCGACAAGATCGCAGGCAAGGAGCGCGGAGGCGGTCCCGACGTGTCTCGTGAAGGCGTGCAGCGCGACATCCTGCCGATTGTGGAAGGCTCGACCGTCAACACCAAGTACGGCCCGGTCAAGACCGACCACATCCTGTTCGTTGCAGCAGGTGCCTTCCACATCTCCAAACCGAGCGACCTGATCCCGGAGCTGCAAGGCCGCTTCCCGATCCGTGTCGAACTGACGAGCCTCACTGCGGACGATTTCCGCCGCATCCTCACCGAACCGCAGAACGCCCTGATCAAGCAATACATCGCGCTGCTTGAAACAGAAGGCATCAAAGTCGAGTTCACCGAGGACGCGATTCAAAAACTCGCCGAGCTGGCGACGACGGTCAACCAAGAAACGGACAACATCGGGGCGCGCCGACTGCACACCCTGTTGGAGAAGTTGTTGGAAGATCTTTCGTTTGAAGCGCCGGACGTGATGCTTGAGAAAGTGGTCATCACGCCGATCTACGTGCAAGAGAAATTGGAAGGAATCGTGAAGAACAAGGATCTCAGCCAGTTCATCCTGTAG
- the fliE gene encoding flagellar hook-basal body complex protein FliE produces the protein MINSVTNMLPLQGTGSVQTLQPADVKKTTGPSFSDFLSQAIEGINTEQLQADNMTALMAAGKAPDLHSVMIATEKATLSFQMGVQIRNKALESYQEIMRMQM, from the coding sequence ATGATTAACTCTGTGACCAACATGCTGCCGTTGCAAGGGACAGGCTCTGTGCAAACTCTGCAACCGGCTGATGTGAAGAAGACCACCGGGCCTTCTTTTTCTGATTTTCTGAGCCAAGCGATCGAAGGAATCAACACCGAACAACTTCAGGCGGACAACATGACCGCTTTGATGGCGGCGGGGAAAGCGCCTGACCTGCACAGTGTGATGATCGCCACGGAGAAAGCGACTCTTTCCTTCCAAATGGGCGTTCAGATTCGGAACAAAGCGCTGGAATCGTACCAAGAAATTATGAGAATGCAGATGTAG
- the flgC gene encoding flagellar basal body rod protein FlgC, which produces MGMFDSINISASGLTAQRLRLDVVSSNIANANTTRGVDGKPYRRQLVSLGERTAPSFQDALNGQLQQAPSQGVRVTEITRDNAPFKLVYDPSHPDAEKNPSSPMYGYVQMPNVDISTEMVDMISASRSYEANITAINSAKSMALKALEIGR; this is translated from the coding sequence ATGGGGATGTTCGACAGCATTAACATTTCTGCATCGGGATTGACCGCACAGCGGTTGCGTCTTGATGTTGTATCGTCCAACATCGCAAACGCCAACACCACGCGCGGCGTGGACGGCAAGCCGTACCGCCGCCAGTTGGTCTCCCTTGGCGAGCGCACGGCACCGAGCTTCCAAGACGCGCTCAACGGGCAGTTGCAACAAGCGCCGAGCCAAGGCGTTCGCGTGACCGAGATCACCCGCGACAACGCGCCGTTCAAACTCGTGTACGACCCGAGCCACCCGGATGCGGAGAAGAACCCGAGTTCCCCGATGTACGGGTATGTTCAGATGCCCAATGTGGACATCTCCACGGAGATGGTCGACATGATCTCTGCTTCCCGTTCTTACGAAGCCAACATCACCGCAATCAACTCTGCAAAATCGATGGCGCTCAAAGCGCTTGAGATCGGCAGATAA
- the flgB gene encoding flagellar basal body rod protein FlgB, protein MSLLDSRSITLLERTLDSSSLRQKVLSNNIANIDTPNFKRSDVSFQDALSNAISEGDTLEGRTTDARHIKINSKSLDDVKPTVFQENSTSLRTDGNNVDIDAEMTNLAENQILYNAMTQQINSKFGLLKYAINEGKR, encoded by the coding sequence ATGTCTTTACTGGATTCCCGTTCGATCACCTTGCTGGAGCGAACGCTCGACTCGTCCAGTCTGCGCCAAAAAGTGTTGTCCAACAACATTGCCAATATCGACACGCCGAACTTTAAACGAAGTGATGTCTCGTTCCAAGACGCGCTTTCGAACGCGATCTCCGAAGGAGACACGCTGGAAGGTCGCACGACGGACGCTCGCCATATCAAAATCAATTCGAAAAGTCTCGACGACGTCAAACCGACCGTGTTCCAAGAGAACTCCACCTCGCTTCGTACCGACGGCAACAACGTTGACATCGACGCTGAGATGACAAACTTGGCAGAGAACCAAATCCTGTACAATGCCATGACGCAGCAGATCAACTCGAAGTTCGGGCTTCTGAAATACGCGATTAACGAAGGGAAGCGATAG
- the fliF gene encoding flagellar basal-body MS-ring/collar protein FliF translates to MNQQIKALIEKLTGYWKNLQKHQRRNLIIVAVLFVLTVAFLSWFALRPNYQTVLVNQTPASLGEVTTKLDELKIPYQTSGDNLQVPEQYVDEARMKLAMAGLPNTGTASGYSVFDNQNLGMTENEFNVRSKQAIETQIQNSILTLKGVKEARVNLVMPEKKLFVSQQEDNAKASVVLLLDTGVKLSADQVTGIQQLVSHSVPGLTPQNISLVDQNGVRLLDESGQPIPDGTANPQLTKQQLVQNQVESEAKNRIRDSLERLVGPGNVEVVVHADLNFDQRTWKTHEVSPMKDSNTGAVVSEHNSSEETTGNSGASGVAGTQSTDPGATPTAKSADSGASTSSKKDSTINRDWNTYDENGQSAPYQVKTYTVSVLINNEQLVKDREADIRKFVSTAIGANNDGTADAQITVTGGTFQAPANPFTATTSWYKQPWFLGALSAALVLLGGGVYAFSRRRKVAEVPVLERPRITDVGAVVEETENMKMKKQLEKLAGQKPEEFVNLLRTWLVEE, encoded by the coding sequence GTGAACCAACAGATCAAAGCACTAATAGAAAAACTCACAGGTTACTGGAAAAACCTTCAGAAGCACCAGCGTCGCAACTTGATCATCGTCGCTGTGTTGTTCGTTCTTACGGTGGCCTTTCTGAGCTGGTTCGCATTGCGACCGAATTATCAAACCGTTTTGGTCAATCAGACGCCCGCCTCGCTTGGCGAAGTGACCACCAAGTTGGACGAACTGAAAATCCCTTATCAAACCAGTGGAGACAACCTCCAAGTACCGGAACAATACGTGGATGAAGCCCGGATGAAACTTGCGATGGCGGGTTTGCCGAACACGGGCACCGCTTCGGGGTACTCGGTTTTTGACAACCAGAACCTTGGCATGACCGAGAACGAATTCAATGTGCGATCCAAGCAAGCGATTGAGACGCAGATTCAGAACTCGATCCTCACGCTCAAAGGCGTCAAGGAAGCACGAGTCAACCTCGTCATGCCGGAGAAGAAATTGTTCGTCTCCCAACAAGAAGACAACGCGAAGGCATCTGTTGTCCTCTTGCTAGATACGGGTGTGAAACTGTCGGCAGATCAAGTGACCGGCATCCAACAGCTCGTCTCGCACTCCGTTCCGGGACTTACGCCGCAGAACATCTCGCTGGTCGACCAGAACGGGGTCCGCTTGCTCGACGAATCGGGTCAGCCGATTCCGGACGGCACGGCGAACCCGCAACTTACGAAACAACAGCTCGTCCAAAACCAAGTGGAGTCGGAAGCTAAGAATAGAATTCGAGATTCGCTGGAGCGTTTGGTCGGTCCTGGTAACGTAGAAGTGGTCGTGCATGCGGATCTGAACTTCGATCAACGCACGTGGAAAACTCACGAAGTGAGCCCGATGAAGGACAGCAACACCGGAGCGGTCGTGTCCGAGCACAACTCTAGCGAAGAGACCACCGGAAACTCCGGAGCGTCCGGCGTCGCCGGCACCCAGTCCACCGACCCGGGAGCAACGCCGACCGCGAAGTCGGCCGACAGTGGAGCCAGCACCTCGTCGAAAAAGGATTCCACGATCAACCGTGACTGGAACACGTACGATGAGAACGGACAATCGGCTCCTTACCAAGTGAAGACGTACACCGTTTCCGTTTTGATCAACAACGAGCAACTCGTCAAAGACCGCGAAGCGGACATCCGCAAGTTTGTCTCCACCGCCATTGGTGCGAACAACGACGGAACGGCCGATGCGCAGATCACGGTCACCGGAGGAACGTTCCAAGCTCCGGCAAATCCGTTCACCGCTACTACCTCGTGGTACAAACAACCGTGGTTCCTCGGTGCCTTGTCCGCAGCGCTCGTGCTGCTCGGCGGCGGTGTGTACGCATTCTCTCGCCGACGCAAAGTGGCAGAGGTTCCGGTACTCGAAAGACCGCGCATCACCGATGTGGGCGCAGTCGTAGAAGAGACCGAGAACATGAAGATGAAAAAGCAGCTGGAGAAGTTGGCTGGACAAAAACCGGAAGAATTTGTCAACCTGTTGCGTACTTGGTTGGTAGAAGAGTAG
- a CDS encoding FliH/SctL family protein, with product MLKAHQAQLTQGAYFVHVQPIREPEAPFDPEIDQIKQAALQEAENIRAAARLEAENILLAAEQQAAQLLEAERARVQAFLQSEVEEAKRVGYNEGYGVAQETVNAEYADAFSNVQHLYALAEVDRRQFIADSEPMIVDLACHIARKIMHRESETDRSWVLDVVRAALEEINDSGKIEVRVHPDDFELIRDNRDFLRKEVPGQTDLLVIPDRGVATGGCVLHTSFGNIDARIDTQLEEVRKALQDVAANLES from the coding sequence GTGCTAAAAGCTCATCAAGCTCAGTTGACCCAGGGTGCATACTTCGTACACGTTCAACCGATCCGCGAGCCGGAAGCGCCGTTTGACCCGGAAATCGACCAGATCAAACAGGCCGCCTTGCAAGAGGCGGAAAACATCCGAGCGGCTGCCCGTCTTGAGGCGGAGAACATCCTTCTCGCGGCGGAACAGCAAGCTGCACAGCTTCTGGAAGCGGAACGTGCTCGTGTGCAGGCGTTTTTACAGTCGGAAGTCGAGGAAGCAAAGCGCGTCGGATACAACGAAGGCTACGGAGTTGCGCAAGAGACGGTGAACGCTGAGTACGCCGACGCTTTTTCCAACGTGCAACATCTCTACGCGTTGGCAGAAGTAGATCGTCGTCAATTCATCGCTGATTCGGAGCCGATGATCGTCGACCTCGCCTGTCACATCGCCCGCAAGATCATGCACCGCGAGTCTGAAACGGACCGTAGTTGGGTGCTCGATGTGGTTCGAGCGGCGCTGGAGGAAATCAACGACTCCGGCAAAATCGAAGTCCGCGTCCACCCGGACGACTTTGAATTGATCCGCGACAACCGTGACTTTTTGCGAAAGGAAGTGCCGGGCCAAACCGATCTGCTCGTCATCCCCGACCGGGGGGTAGCGACAGGCGGTTGCGTCCTGCACACGTCCTTTGGCAACATCGACGCTCGAATTGATACCCAGTTGGAAGAGGTGAGGAAGGCTTTGCAGGATGTTGCTGCAAACCTGGAATCATGA
- the fliG gene encoding flagellar motor switch protein FliG, translated as MARQQKLSGRQKAAVLLVSLGPEIASKVFKHLRDDEIEQLTLEIANVRKIEFEQREDVLEEFHSIVQAQEYIAQGGIEYAKDVLEKALGSQKALEVINRLTASLQVRPFDFARKADPNQILNFIQNEHPQTIALVLSYLDPQQAAMILSALPQDHQADVARRIALMDRTSPEVINQVERVLENKLSQMSLHDFSSGGGIDAIVQVLNGVDRSTEKTILESLELQDPELAEEIKKRMFVFEDIVNIDNRSIQRVIRDVETQDLALALKVSSEEVQEVIFRNMSKRMVETFKQDMEFMGPVRLRDVEEAQQRIVGIIRRLEESGEIVIARGGGDDIIV; from the coding sequence GTGGCACGACAACAGAAATTATCTGGTCGTCAAAAGGCCGCCGTGCTGCTGGTCTCTTTGGGTCCCGAAATTGCGTCCAAAGTATTCAAACATTTGCGTGATGACGAAATAGAGCAATTGACTCTGGAGATTGCGAACGTTCGCAAGATCGAATTCGAACAGCGCGAGGACGTGCTCGAAGAGTTCCACTCGATCGTTCAGGCCCAAGAATACATCGCCCAAGGCGGGATCGAGTACGCCAAGGACGTCTTGGAAAAAGCACTCGGTTCGCAAAAAGCACTCGAAGTGATCAACCGCTTGACCGCCTCGCTGCAAGTCAGACCGTTTGACTTTGCGCGCAAGGCGGACCCGAACCAGATCCTCAACTTCATTCAGAACGAGCATCCGCAGACGATTGCGTTGGTGCTTTCCTATCTCGATCCGCAACAGGCGGCGATGATTCTCTCGGCGCTTCCGCAAGATCACCAAGCGGACGTGGCTCGACGTATCGCCTTGATGGATCGTACTTCTCCGGAGGTCATCAACCAAGTGGAGCGCGTCTTGGAGAACAAACTGTCCCAGATGTCGTTGCACGATTTCTCCTCCGGCGGCGGGATCGACGCCATCGTTCAAGTGCTCAACGGCGTCGACCGTTCCACGGAGAAGACGATTCTCGAATCGCTCGAATTGCAAGATCCGGAGTTGGCGGAAGAAATCAAGAAACGCATGTTCGTTTTCGAAGACATCGTCAACATCGACAACCGTTCCATCCAACGTGTCATTCGCGACGTCGAAACCCAAGACCTCGCGCTGGCGCTCAAAGTCTCCAGCGAGGAAGTGCAGGAAGTCATCTTCCGCAACATGTCGAAGCGAATGGTCGAAACCTTCAAGCAAGACATGGAATTCATGGGACCTGTTCGACTTCGCGATGTCGAAGAAGCACAGCAACGCATCGTAGGCATTATCCGTCGTCTCGAAGAGAGCGGCGAGATCGTGATCGCACGTGGCGGAGGAGACGATATCATTGTCTAA